One Deefgea tanakiae genomic region harbors:
- a CDS encoding IS3 family transposase (programmed frameshift), whose translation MSKSNRYTEEFKIEAVKQVTERNYPVAEVAERLGVSGHSIYSWIKRYATPLPEQPQTTTQQDEIRQLKAELRRVTEERDIPKKGRRVLCQAIRVRYAFIRDHQALHPVRRLCQMMQVHPSGYYAWLQRPQSLRTIDDQRLTGIITEAWQESGCVYGYRKINDDLRDMGEQCGKHRVARLMRLAGLRSQTGYRRRRGFYGGKPTVTAPNHLARQFNVDTPNQVWVTDITYIRTHEGWLYLAAVLDLFSRQVVGWSMGARMDRELAIKALLMAVWRRQPKQEVLVHSDQGSQFSSYDWQDLLRVHNLKPSMSRRGNCHDNAVAESFFQLLKRERIKRQTYRNREEARRDVFNYIEMFYNPKRRHSFNNGLSPVEYEKQYFERLGSV comes from the exons ATGAGCAAATCTAATCGCTACACCGAAGAGTTCAAAATCGAAGCCGTCAAGCAAGTGACAGAACGCAACTATCCTGTCGCAGAAGTCGCTGAGCGACTGGGGGTTTCAGGGCATAGCATCTACAGCTGGATTAAGCGCTACGCCACGCCTTTACCAGAACAACCGCAAACAACTACTCAGCAGGATGAAATTCGGCAACTAAAAGCTGAACTACGTCGAGTAACTGAAGAGCGTGACATCC CTAAAAAAGGCCGCCGCGTACTTTGCCAAGCTATCCGGGTAAGGTACGCCTTCATTCGTGACCATCAAGCACTACATCCAGTTCGACGGCTCTGCCAGATGATGCAAGTCCATCCCAGCGGCTACTACGCTTGGCTGCAACGACCACAATCATTGCGCACGATTGATGACCAGCGCTTGACTGGCATCATCACTGAAGCGTGGCAAGAAAGCGGCTGCGTCTATGGTTATCGCAAGATTAATGATGACTTGCGTGATATGGGCGAACAATGTGGCAAGCATCGCGTCGCGCGCTTAATGCGCTTAGCTGGCCTTCGTTCACAAACAGGCTATCGTCGTCGACGTGGTTTTTATGGTGGCAAGCCCACCGTAACGGCACCAAACCATTTGGCTCGGCAATTCAATGTCGATACACCTAATCAGGTTTGGGTGACTGACATTACCTATATTCGCACACACGAAGGTTGGCTTTATTTGGCCGCAGTATTGGATTTGTTCTCAAGACAGGTTGTTGGTTGGTCGATGGGCGCGCGGATGGACCGTGAGTTGGCGATTAAAGCTTTATTAATGGCGGTTTGGCGACGTCAGCCCAAGCAAGAGGTCTTAGTGCATTCGGACCAAGGCAGCCAATTCAGTAGTTATGATTGGCAGGATCTACTGCGTGTGCATAATTTAAAACCGAGCATGAGTCGGCGTGGCAATTGCCATGACAATGCGGTCGCGGAAAGTTTCTTCCAGCTATTGAAGCGGGAACGAATCAAACGACAAACCTACCGTAATCGAGAGGAGGCACGTCGAGATGTGTTCAATTATATCGAGATGTTTTACAACCCCAAGCGCCGCCATAGTTTCAATAATGGGCTATCACCAGTAGAGTATGAAAAGCAGTATTTCGAAAGGCTCGGCAGTGTCTAG
- a CDS encoding AraC family transcriptional regulator: MSKASTMQDYTRRLMRVVQTLWQDPLRVYTTEQLAEVAHFSPFHFHRIYREMMGETVKATQQRLRLHFASRDLVEAGELPLSRVAQRAGYQSSAAFVRSFAAAYGVTPGVYRRQRLQLSLQFKLTPEIDMYSVEIRSISAPIHLAARRHLGPYLNIGEAFSLLELALPTLPALPDARWFGLYHDDPYDVRQGVVGAELRSDACVEITEQGALPADLQKVQITAGRYAVIEHRGAYSELEQAYKWLIGVWLPQSGEMPLPVPGIELYLNDPCNTEPKDLRTEVWLALAD; encoded by the coding sequence ATGAGCAAAGCCAGTACGATGCAAGACTACACGCGGCGCTTGATGCGCGTGGTGCAAACCTTGTGGCAAGACCCGCTGCGGGTGTATACGACCGAACAATTGGCGGAGGTCGCGCACTTTTCTCCCTTTCATTTTCACCGTATTTATCGGGAAATGATGGGTGAAACGGTGAAGGCGACGCAACAGCGTTTGCGTTTGCATTTTGCCTCGCGTGATTTAGTTGAGGCGGGCGAGCTACCTTTATCGCGCGTTGCCCAGCGTGCTGGGTATCAAAGTAGTGCGGCTTTTGTACGCTCATTTGCCGCTGCGTATGGTGTCACCCCTGGTGTGTATCGTCGTCAGCGTTTGCAGCTAAGCCTCCAATTTAAACTCACTCCGGAGATCGATATGTATAGCGTTGAAATTCGTTCGATTAGCGCCCCTATCCATTTGGCGGCGCGGCGACATCTAGGTCCGTATTTGAATATTGGTGAAGCATTTAGTCTGCTGGAATTGGCTTTGCCAACGCTACCTGCTTTGCCTGATGCGCGCTGGTTTGGTCTTTATCACGATGATCCATATGATGTGCGGCAAGGTGTTGTGGGGGCTGAATTACGTTCAGATGCGTGTGTGGAAATTACGGAGCAGGGCGCCTTGCCAGCTGATTTACAAAAAGTGCAAATCACGGCAGGTCGTTATGCGGTCATTGAGCATCGTGGTGCTTATAGCGAGTTAGAGCAGGCTTATAAATGGCTGATTGGAGTTTGGTTGCCACAAAGCGGTGAAATGCCGCTCCCTGTGCCGGGGATTGAGTTATATCTCAATGATCCGTGTAATACCGAGCCGAAAGATTTGCGAACAGAAGTGTGGCTGGCGCTGGCCGATTAA
- a CDS encoding tryptophan--tRNA ligase: MMSLRVLTGITTTGTPHLGNYVGAIRPAIVASQQPDSDCFFFMADYHALIKCDDPARIERSRLEIAATWLAAGLDPERVTFYRQSDVPEVTELNWLLTCVTAKGQMNRAHAYKGSTDANEAAGEDPDAGITMGLFCYPILMAADILLFNPHKVPVGRDQIQHIEMTRDVAARFNHLFGQGKDFFVLPEAHIEEQVATLPGLDGRKMSKSYDNTIPLFEGGAKALKDAVAKIVTNSLLPGEPKDPECHLVTIYEAFATPEQAAKFRADLVAGLGWGDAKKQLVELIDAHIGPMRDKYQALMAHPEQIEELLQIGAAKARAIAAPLLRTVREAVGLRKMNALPAVKEKAVKIALPTFKQFRLEDGQFYFNFSDAAGRLLLTSSGFASGKDAGQWVGRLKSAAALPADAPVALAEGVTSDDVAAALVALTVE; the protein is encoded by the coding sequence GTGATGAGTTTGCGTGTTTTAACGGGCATTACCACGACGGGTACACCGCATTTGGGCAATTATGTCGGCGCGATTCGCCCGGCGATTGTCGCCAGCCAACAGCCCGATAGCGACTGTTTCTTTTTTATGGCCGATTATCACGCGCTGATTAAGTGCGATGACCCAGCGCGCATTGAGCGCTCGCGCCTTGAAATCGCTGCGACATGGCTTGCTGCCGGGCTCGACCCTGAACGCGTGACGTTCTATCGCCAATCCGACGTACCCGAAGTGACCGAACTCAATTGGCTGCTCACCTGTGTGACCGCCAAAGGCCAAATGAACCGCGCGCACGCCTACAAAGGCAGCACCGACGCCAATGAAGCCGCGGGTGAAGATCCAGATGCGGGCATCACGATGGGTTTGTTTTGCTACCCGATTCTGATGGCCGCCGATATTTTGCTGTTTAACCCGCATAAAGTGCCGGTGGGCCGCGATCAAATTCAGCACATCGAAATGACCCGCGACGTTGCGGCGCGTTTCAATCACCTGTTTGGCCAAGGCAAGGATTTCTTTGTCTTACCCGAAGCGCACATCGAAGAACAAGTCGCCACGCTGCCGGGCTTGGATGGTCGCAAAATGAGCAAATCGTACGACAATACGATTCCGCTATTTGAAGGTGGCGCGAAAGCATTGAAAGATGCCGTGGCGAAGATTGTCACCAACAGCCTATTGCCGGGCGAGCCGAAAGACCCAGAATGCCATTTGGTGACGATTTATGAAGCGTTCGCGACACCCGAGCAAGCGGCAAAATTTCGCGCTGATTTGGTTGCTGGCCTTGGCTGGGGCGATGCGAAAAAGCAATTGGTTGAATTGATCGACGCGCACATCGGCCCGATGCGCGATAAATACCAAGCCTTGATGGCGCACCCAGAGCAAATCGAAGAATTGCTTCAAATCGGTGCCGCCAAAGCCCGCGCGATTGCCGCGCCGCTACTGCGTACAGTGCGCGAAGCGGTCGGCCTGCGCAAAATGAACGCGCTGCCCGCAGTGAAAGAAAAAGCCGTCAAGATCGCCTTGCCAACGTTTAAGCAATTCCGTCTGGAAGATGGCCAGTTTTACTTTAATTTCAGCGATGCGGCTGGGCGTTTGTTGTTGACGAGTTCAGGCTTTGCTTCGGGTAAAGATGCGGGGCAATGGGTGGGGCGTTTGAAGAGCGCCGCTGCGCTGCCAGCAGATGCGCCAGTGGCGTTGGCTGAAGGCGTGACGAGTGATGATGTGGCTGCGGCGCTGGTGGCGTTAACGGTGGAGTGA